One genomic segment of Novosphingobium sp. RL4 includes these proteins:
- a CDS encoding FAD-dependent oxidoreductase — MSGEAFEFSVPVLVVGGGACGCIAALSARESGAEVLLVEQDERPMGSTGMSQGLICAAGTRSQAEHGIEDDAERYYADIIAKTRGQTDPVLARAIADHAGPTVDWMVGALDMPWQLDTGFRPAYGNSTYRVHGWRGHSGQDMVELLHRRLDDAGVDVMAGTRLSGVESDENGRILGVSLTRRDGSVERVGCGALVLACGGFAADHAMVARYMPEMAHARNNGHEGSRGTAVRVGEQLGAALGDMGAYQGYAMLTEPQGIPVPPGVPVEGGVLVNMAGERFTDETTDIAGMVHPVLRQEGDHVWVVFDARIEAAADYIPEMQQLKALNALKKADSIADLAEAMGVPAAALEATLKATQTAQSEGRADPLGRVWGTDLPPAAPYRALRVVGAIFHTQGGLQIDGEARVLRADGTRLPNLFAGGGAARSVSGPSYWGYLPAMGLATAVTFGRLAGLGAARVGSAFAEAELSDR; from the coding sequence ATGAGCGGCGAGGCCTTCGAATTCAGCGTCCCGGTCCTGGTGGTCGGCGGGGGGGCATGCGGCTGCATTGCCGCGCTTTCCGCGCGGGAATCCGGTGCCGAAGTGCTGCTGGTCGAACAGGACGAGCGGCCCATGGGCTCCACCGGAATGTCGCAGGGCCTGATCTGCGCGGCGGGCACCCGGTCGCAGGCGGAGCACGGGATCGAGGATGATGCCGAGCGCTATTACGCCGATATCATCGCCAAGACCCGCGGGCAGACCGACCCGGTGCTGGCCCGCGCCATCGCCGATCACGCAGGGCCGACGGTGGACTGGATGGTCGGCGCTCTCGACATGCCGTGGCAGCTCGATACCGGCTTCCGCCCGGCCTATGGCAACAGCACTTACCGGGTTCACGGATGGCGCGGCCATTCGGGGCAGGACATGGTGGAACTGCTGCACCGGCGGCTTGACGACGCCGGGGTGGACGTGATGGCGGGCACTCGGCTTTCCGGGGTAGAATCCGATGAAAACGGCCGGATTCTGGGCGTTTCCCTGACCCGGCGCGATGGCTCGGTAGAGCGTGTGGGCTGCGGCGCGCTGGTGCTGGCCTGCGGCGGTTTTGCCGCCGATCACGCCATGGTCGCCCGGTACATGCCCGAGATGGCCCATGCCCGGAACAACGGCCACGAAGGCAGCCGGGGAACGGCAGTGCGGGTGGGCGAGCAACTGGGCGCCGCCCTGGGCGACATGGGGGCCTACCAGGGCTACGCCATGCTGACCGAACCGCAGGGAATCCCGGTGCCGCCGGGTGTTCCGGTGGAGGGCGGCGTGCTCGTCAACATGGCGGGGGAGCGGTTTACCGACGAGACCACCGACATCGCCGGCATGGTCCATCCGGTGCTTCGGCAGGAGGGCGATCACGTTTGGGTGGTGTTCGACGCCAGGATCGAGGCCGCTGCCGACTATATTCCCGAAATGCAGCAGCTCAAGGCCCTCAACGCCTTGAAAAAGGCCGATTCCATCGCGGATCTGGCCGAGGCGATGGGCGTTCCCGCCGCCGCGCTCGAGGCGACACTGAAAGCGACACAAACGGCACAGAGCGAGGGTAGAGCCGACCCCTTGGGCCGCGTCTGGGGAACCGACCTGCCGCCTGCCGCCCCGTACCGGGCGCTCAGGGTGGTGGGCGCGATCTTCCACACGCAGGGCGGCCTCCAGATCGACGGCGAGGCCCGCGTCCTGCGCGCCGATGGCACGCGGCTGCCCAATCTCTTCGCCGGCGGCGGCGCCGCAAGGTCGGTCTCGGGACCGTCCTACTGGGGCTACCTGCCCGCGATGGGCCTTGCCACGGCGGTGACCTTCGGGCGGCTCGCCGGGCTGGGCGCCGCGCGCGTGGGGAGCGCTTTCGCAGAGGCCGAACTGTCCGACAGGTGA
- a CDS encoding FAD-binding oxidoreductase — MSANPATNETLSGIAPCPADLRAALVAIVGPENVSDDEARLRLFSEDVWTRADHVAMLAVAPATTAELAAVVKAANEAGVALAPRGAGMSYTESYLPVTDDTVTIDTTRMDKVLKISPEDMTVTVQCGCTWRALNEALAPHGLRTPFWGPMSGIYSTIGGGLSQLNAMFGAGHHGTSSESVIAVTMVLADGRTLRTGARGPDGDTPHYRHFGPDLAGLFCGDSGTLGLKAEVTFRLIRTPRFEDSVSFSFPTGQIMIEALAEMTRAGIASETCGFDPGLTKVRMRRMSLASDVKTLGKVVAKEKSLGKGLLAAAKIAMGGRDFIPEDDYPLHITAEGRCKESVAADIASARDIARRFGGTEIENSIAKVIRAMPFPAPNSILGPEGESWVPVHGQASLSTAPAMFGEIRAYFDAMKARFDALGIHNGFLFSSLSTNAIVIEPVFFWPEGYRPVHESMVEPEHLKRLKQLGPAPEATALVAEAREQVKAICKKYGAAHFQIGRAYPYRETRDPAFLDVLDAVKNVMDPKGLFNPGGLGFPQGKIAQ; from the coding sequence ATGTCCGCCAACCCTGCCACGAACGAAACCCTGTCCGGGATCGCCCCCTGCCCCGCCGACCTGCGCGCCGCGCTGGTGGCCATCGTCGGGCCGGAGAACGTCAGCGACGACGAGGCGCGCCTTCGCCTGTTCAGCGAGGACGTGTGGACCCGCGCCGATCACGTCGCCATGCTGGCCGTGGCGCCTGCCACCACCGCTGAGCTCGCCGCCGTGGTCAAGGCCGCGAACGAGGCAGGTGTGGCGCTGGCGCCGCGCGGCGCGGGCATGAGCTATACCGAAAGCTATCTCCCGGTCACGGACGACACCGTCACCATCGACACCACCCGCATGGACAAGGTGCTGAAGATCAGCCCCGAGGACATGACGGTGACCGTGCAGTGCGGCTGCACCTGGCGCGCGCTCAACGAGGCGCTCGCGCCGCATGGCCTGCGCACCCCTTTCTGGGGGCCGATGTCGGGCATCTATTCCACCATCGGCGGCGGTCTTTCGCAGCTCAACGCGATGTTCGGCGCCGGGCACCACGGCACCTCCAGCGAGAGCGTGATCGCGGTGACCATGGTGCTGGCGGACGGACGGACGCTGCGCACCGGCGCGCGCGGCCCTGACGGCGACACGCCGCACTACCGCCACTTCGGCCCCGATCTCGCCGGGCTGTTCTGCGGCGATTCCGGGACGCTGGGGCTCAAGGCCGAAGTGACTTTCCGCCTGATCCGCACGCCCCGGTTCGAGGATTCGGTCTCGTTCTCGTTCCCCACCGGCCAGATCATGATCGAGGCGCTGGCGGAAATGACCCGCGCCGGCATCGCTTCGGAGACCTGCGGCTTCGACCCCGGCCTCACCAAGGTCCGCATGCGCCGCATGTCGCTCGCCAGCGACGTGAAGACGCTGGGCAAAGTCGTGGCCAAGGAGAAGTCGCTGGGCAAGGGCCTGCTGGCCGCCGCGAAGATCGCCATGGGCGGGCGCGACTTCATCCCTGAGGACGACTACCCGCTTCACATCACCGCCGAGGGCCGCTGCAAGGAATCGGTGGCGGCCGATATCGCCAGTGCCCGCGATATCGCCAGGCGCTTCGGCGGCACCGAGATCGAGAACTCGATCGCCAAGGTGATCCGTGCCATGCCGTTCCCGGCGCCGAACTCGATCCTCGGCCCCGAAGGCGAAAGCTGGGTGCCGGTTCACGGACAGGCCTCGCTTTCCACCGCGCCTGCCATGTTCGGCGAAATCCGCGCCTACTTCGATGCGATGAAGGCCCGCTTCGATGCGCTGGGCATTCACAACGGTTTCCTGTTCTCCTCGCTCTCCACCAATGCCATCGTCATCGAGCCGGTGTTCTTCTGGCCCGAAGGCTATCGCCCGGTCCACGAATCCATGGTCGAGCCCGAGCATCTCAAGCGCCTGAAGCAGCTTGGCCCCGCGCCGGAGGCGACCGCGCTGGTCGCCGAAGCGCGCGAGCAGGTGAAGGCGATCTGCAAGAAATACGGCGCCGCCCATTTCCAGATCGGCCGCGCCTATCCCTACCGCGAGACGCGCGATCCTGCGTTCCTCGATGTGCTGGATGCGGTGAAGAACGTGATGGACCCCAAGGGCCTGTTCAATCCGGGCGGGCTCGGCTTCCCGCAGGGAAAGATCGCGCAATGA
- a CDS encoding SDR family NAD(P)-dependent oxidoreductase, with amino-acid sequence MRFAGKVAVVTGSGRKGGLGEAIARRLSEEGARVVISDIGGSRDAATPDGMIGGTEEMREIAASLPSGGSTFACDVRDPAQVEGLADHAMEKHGSLDIWVNNAGIGYIMKPLAEVSPEDWRAVIDVNLSGAWFGLQAAAARMVRQGRGGRIVNIASQAAKSGFPHAQAYTASKHGLVGLVRSASIELGPEGITVNNVCPNHVTTGLGKWQNEHFAEVQGISVEEYLKRMAARIPMGRPGLPQDTASAVAFLCSDEAAYITGESMNVSGGEEPH; translated from the coding sequence ATGAGGTTCGCGGGCAAGGTTGCGGTCGTCACCGGGTCGGGCCGCAAGGGCGGTCTTGGCGAGGCCATTGCGCGGCGGCTGTCGGAAGAGGGGGCAAGGGTCGTCATCTCGGACATCGGCGGTTCGCGCGATGCGGCGACGCCGGATGGCATGATCGGCGGAACCGAGGAAATGCGCGAGATTGCTGCCTCGCTGCCCTCCGGCGGCTCGACGTTCGCCTGCGACGTGCGCGATCCGGCCCAGGTCGAGGGATTGGCCGATCATGCCATGGAAAAGCACGGTTCGCTCGATATCTGGGTGAACAATGCGGGCATTGGCTACATCATGAAGCCGCTCGCCGAAGTCTCGCCGGAAGACTGGCGCGCGGTGATCGATGTGAACCTGAGCGGGGCGTGGTTCGGCCTTCAGGCGGCGGCGGCGCGCATGGTGCGCCAGGGGCGCGGCGGCCGCATCGTCAACATCGCCAGCCAGGCCGCCAAGTCGGGCTTTCCCCATGCTCAGGCCTATACGGCTTCCAAGCACGGGCTTGTCGGCCTTGTGCGGTCCGCCTCGATCGAGCTTGGACCGGAAGGGATCACCGTCAACAACGTCTGCCCGAACCATGTGACGACCGGCCTTGGCAAGTGGCAGAACGAGCATTTCGCCGAAGTCCAAGGCATCTCGGTGGAGGAATACCTCAAGCGCATGGCTGCGCGTATTCCGATGGGCCGCCCCGGCCTGCCGCAGGACACCGCGAGCGCGGTCGCCTTCCTCTGCTCGGATGAAGCGGCCTATATCACCGGGGAAAGCATGAATGTCTCGGGCGGCGAGGAACCGCACTGA
- a CDS encoding class I SAM-dependent methyltransferase, producing the protein MKTSQKPHSPAPAGNDPNAAYDGPPDYRVIGRHAVFPETSHDEIERINFLAQMNRHLAARVVPGVKASFENRVAPGFAAQNGRPLANRHEARKAMLDDPAFQTWSALRRMTMEQRQQAGRWTALRQNERLARIAADLTDGDERLALDPSLAIPRYVSAVDHHCMPGSYHTEYFPGDVTNGANYDHAGFVTTSGLLGKYSDGGGHAVVNWVRRNLPDFRPRRILEIGGTVGHSSLPLAQAFPDAELTIADLGAPVLRYGLARAKSLGVDNVRFVQASGEDLSLFEDQSFDWIQTTMFLHELSTKALRNIFAETRRLLRPGGVVLHVEQPQYAPEMPLFEQAMRDWDAFYNNEPFWSRMHEMDLDAEMVAAGFAADSLIHGGVFGVVDRELFPDAAEDETEDYGRKAAWHVIGAVA; encoded by the coding sequence GTGAAGACGTCTCAGAAACCCCATTCCCCAGCCCCGGCCGGCAACGACCCTAACGCGGCCTACGATGGCCCGCCGGACTATCGGGTGATTGGCCGCCACGCGGTTTTCCCCGAGACCAGCCATGACGAGATCGAGCGGATCAACTTCCTCGCGCAGATGAACCGCCATCTCGCCGCGCGCGTGGTGCCGGGGGTCAAGGCATCGTTTGAAAACCGCGTTGCGCCGGGCTTCGCCGCGCAGAACGGCCGTCCGCTCGCCAATCGCCACGAAGCGCGCAAGGCCATGCTCGATGACCCGGCGTTCCAGACCTGGTCGGCACTGCGCCGCATGACGATGGAGCAGCGGCAGCAGGCCGGGCGCTGGACGGCGCTGCGCCAGAACGAACGGCTCGCCCGGATCGCCGCCGATCTTACCGATGGCGACGAGCGACTGGCCCTCGATCCCTCGCTGGCGATCCCGCGCTACGTCTCGGCCGTGGATCATCACTGCATGCCGGGCAGCTACCACACGGAATACTTCCCCGGCGACGTGACCAACGGCGCTAATTACGACCACGCCGGTTTCGTCACCACCAGCGGCTTGCTGGGCAAGTATTCGGACGGCGGCGGGCATGCCGTGGTCAACTGGGTCCGCCGCAACCTTCCGGATTTCAGGCCCCGCAGGATCCTCGAAATCGGCGGCACGGTGGGCCATTCCAGCCTGCCGCTGGCCCAGGCCTTTCCCGATGCCGAACTGACGATCGCCGATCTCGGCGCGCCGGTCCTGCGCTACGGTCTTGCGCGCGCCAAGTCGCTCGGCGTTGACAACGTGCGCTTCGTGCAGGCCAGCGGCGAGGATCTCTCGCTGTTCGAAGACCAGAGCTTCGACTGGATCCAGACGACGATGTTCCTGCACGAGCTTTCGACGAAGGCGCTGCGCAATATCTTCGCCGAGACCCGCCGCCTGCTGCGGCCCGGCGGCGTCGTCCTTCACGTGGAGCAGCCGCAGTACGCGCCCGAAATGCCGCTTTTCGAGCAGGCCATGCGCGACTGGGATGCCTTCTACAACAACGAGCCGTTCTGGAGCCGGATGCACGAGATGGACCTCGATGCCGAAATGGTCGCCGCGGGGTTCGCCGCCGACAGTCTGATCCACGGCGGCGTGTTCGGCGTCGTCGACCGCGAACTGTTCCCCGATGCGGCCGAGGACGAAACCGAGGATTACGGCCGCAAGGCGGCCTGGCACGTGATCGGAGCCGTGGCATGA
- a CDS encoding REDY-like protein HapK, with translation MLIFALFNLKPGISVEAYESWARESDLPTVNALSSIESFRVFRTTGVLGSDAPPPFGYVEVLDVKDMEQFGAEVASAAMQEVAAAFQGMVEVTFLTTEEVTIGELAA, from the coding sequence ATGCTGATTTTCGCGCTGTTCAACCTGAAGCCGGGGATCTCGGTCGAAGCCTATGAGAGCTGGGCCCGCGAATCGGACCTCCCCACGGTGAATGCATTGTCCTCGATCGAGAGCTTTCGCGTTTTCCGCACGACCGGCGTGCTCGGCAGCGATGCGCCGCCGCCGTTCGGCTATGTCGAAGTGCTGGACGTGAAGGACATGGAGCAGTTCGGCGCCGAAGTGGCTTCGGCGGCGATGCAGGAAGTGGCCGCTGCATTCCAGGGCATGGTCGAAGTGACATTCCTCACCACCGAGGAAGTGACCATCGGAGAATTGGCCGCATGA
- a CDS encoding MmgE/PrpD family protein: MSENPAEVLIDHALSLRWEAIPGAARERASVFLHNSLAVGVAGRNAAHADGVLEMAKGWGEGGAAGVLGRPGLRLPAASAAFVNAFQIHGQEYDCVHEPAVLHPMATVLAALLAEAERGAPVSGEQFLTAIVAGVDVAVTLGIAAPDALRFFRPATAGIFGCVAAIASLRAMPRVMALDAFGHALALASGTMQAHVEGKPALPVQVAGAARSSLVAIDLAHAGMPGVEHPLDGPFGYFALMEKREELGAALARLQEGHRITEVSWKPFPTGRAGHGGIVAVQRLIERGLIAGAPGAEGLESLEYHAPPLIHRLVGRPAKAAMEPGYARLCLPFLAAVTLLRGTVSLGDFQRETLDDPQILALAARIRVVADDNPDLAAFVPARALARTRDGREWTEDVAAQFGSPEWPLSGAEHLAKARACLAFAGLEHLHEALAQAIADMPGSADAVALLNDAGVMG, from the coding sequence ATGAGCGAAAATCCCGCCGAAGTCCTGATCGATCACGCCCTGTCGCTTCGCTGGGAGGCCATTCCCGGCGCGGCGCGCGAGCGGGCGTCCGTCTTCCTGCATAACAGTCTTGCCGTGGGGGTGGCCGGACGCAACGCCGCCCATGCCGACGGCGTACTGGAAATGGCGAAAGGTTGGGGCGAGGGCGGCGCCGCTGGTGTGCTGGGGCGGCCGGGGCTGCGCCTTCCGGCGGCTTCGGCGGCCTTCGTCAATGCCTTCCAGATTCACGGGCAGGAGTACGACTGCGTCCACGAACCGGCGGTGCTGCATCCGATGGCGACCGTGCTGGCAGCCCTGCTGGCCGAGGCCGAGCGCGGCGCGCCGGTGAGCGGGGAACAGTTCCTGACCGCCATTGTCGCCGGCGTGGACGTGGCGGTCACGCTGGGTATCGCCGCGCCGGATGCGCTCCGGTTCTTTCGTCCGGCCACGGCAGGCATCTTCGGCTGCGTCGCTGCCATTGCCAGCCTCAGGGCGATGCCGCGCGTCATGGCGCTCGATGCTTTCGGGCATGCGCTCGCGCTGGCCTCCGGCACCATGCAGGCGCATGTCGAAGGCAAGCCCGCGCTGCCGGTGCAGGTTGCCGGTGCCGCGCGCTCCAGCCTTGTCGCCATCGATCTCGCGCATGCCGGAATGCCGGGTGTCGAGCACCCGCTGGACGGCCCTTTCGGCTACTTCGCCCTGATGGAAAAGCGCGAGGAACTCGGCGCGGCGCTTGCGCGGCTGCAGGAGGGGCACCGGATCACCGAAGTGAGCTGGAAGCCGTTTCCGACCGGGCGGGCCGGCCATGGCGGTATCGTTGCTGTCCAGAGGCTGATCGAGCGGGGACTGATCGCGGGCGCGCCGGGTGCTGAAGGGCTGGAGAGCCTTGAATATCACGCGCCGCCGCTCATCCACCGCCTCGTCGGAAGGCCCGCCAAGGCGGCGATGGAGCCGGGCTATGCACGGCTTTGCCTGCCTTTCCTGGCGGCGGTGACACTGCTGCGGGGAACCGTTTCGCTTGGCGATTTCCAGAGGGAAACCCTCGACGATCCGCAAATCCTTGCGCTCGCCGCCCGGATACGGGTGGTGGCTGACGACAATCCCGATCTTGCCGCCTTCGTTCCCGCAAGAGCGTTGGCGCGAACCCGCGATGGCCGGGAATGGACGGAAGATGTCGCCGCGCAGTTCGGCTCTCCCGAGTGGCCGCTGTCCGGGGCAGAGCATCTCGCCAAGGCGCGCGCCTGCCTTGCCTTTGCAGGGCTGGAGCATCTGCACGAGGCTCTCGCTCAGGCCATCGCGGACATGCCTGGCTCTGCCGATGCGGTGGCACTTCTGAACGATGCCGGCGTGATGGGTTGA